A window of Microbispora hainanensis genomic DNA:
CGTGTACGGCCTGCGCCCCCGCCCCGCCACCCCGGACGGCCGGGCCGAGCGGATGCGCCTGCTGCGCACGCTGTCCACGAGGTCGGCGATCGCGGTGGTGACGGGTGTCGTGGTGCTCGTGGTGACCGGCTGGCCGGTCATCGCGGCGGGCGCCGTGCTGCTGGTCCTCGCCTGGCGCGGCTTCACCGGCGGCGCGGCCGAGGAGCGGGCCGCCATGCGACGCCTGGAGGGCCTGGCGGCGTGGACGGAGTCGCTGCGCGACACGATCGCGGGCGCGGCCGGCCTCGAACAGGCCATCCCCTCCTCGATCAGGGCCGCGGCCCCCATGCTGCAGCCCCACCTGCGGGCCCTGGTCGACCGTCTCCACACCCGGATGCCGCTCGCCGACGCGCTGCGGATGTTCGCCGACGAGCTCGACGACCCCTCGGCCGATCTCGTCGTGGCGGCGCTGATCCTCAACTCGCGGCTGCGCGGGCCGGGCCTGCGCGACGTGCTCTCGGCCCTGGCGGTCTCGGCCCGTGAGGAGCTCGACATGCGCCGGCGCGTGGAGGCCGAGCGAAGGTCCACCCGCAAGAGCGTGCAGATCGTGGTCGGCACCGCGCTCGCCTTCGCCGCCATGCTCGTCGTCTTCAACCGCTCGTACGTCGAGGAGTACGACTCCGTGCTCGGCCAGGCCGTACTGGTCGTGGTGGCGGGCCTGTTCGGCGCGGGGTTCGCCTGGATGCGGCGGCTCGCCCGCTTCGACAAGCCGGCCAGGATCCTCGCCCCCTACCACCGCCCGCGGTCCGCGGTGGCCGCGCAGGCGCAGCCGCCTGCGGCGGAGGTGACCAGGTGATCACGACGGTGCTCTGCGGAGCCGTGCTCGGCCTCGGGCTCTTCCTGCTGGTGCGGGCACTCTTCCCGCCCCGGCCCGGCCTGACCGCCCGGCTCGCCGCGCTCGACCAGGCCCGCGACGGCAAGGGCGTGCCGCGGGCGCCGCTGATCGCACCCGAGGAGGACGTCAGCGAGTTTCGCCGCATGCTCGGCCTGCGGCTGGCCCGGTTCTACGCGGCGCGAGGATGGGAGGCACGCTCGACCAAGGCCGACCTCGCGCTGCTCGGCAAGTCGTTCGAGGGTTTCCTCGCGACCAAGCTGCTGCTCGGGGTCTCGGGCCTGCTGGCGTTCCCGATCCTCGTCGGCTGGCTCGCGCTGATGGGATGGGGCGTCTCGGTGCAGGTGCCGCTCTGGTCTGCCCTCGTCGTCTGCGTGATCTTCTTCCTGCTGCCGGACGCGCAGATCCGGCGGGACGCCGCCGTACGCCGCCGGGACTTCCGGCACGCCGTGGGCGCCTTCCTCGACCTCGTGTCGATGAACCTCGCGGGCGGCAGGGGCGTGCCCGAGGCGCTGATGATGGCGGTCGCCGTGGGCAGCCCCGTCACCACCCCCGGGGCGCTGAACGGCACGCTGAGCGGCACTGCGAGCGGTTCTGTGAGCAGCACCGCGAACGGTTCTTCCGCGAGCGGTGCGGTGAACGGCGCGTCGGGCGCTGCCACGAACGGCGCCGGTCCCGCCCCCGGCTCCAACTGGGCGATGGAACGCATCCGCGAGGCGCTGGCCAACGCCCGGATCGTCGGCATCACCCCCTGGCAGGCCCTCGGCCAGCTCGGCGACGAGATCAACGTGGACGAGCTGCGGGACCTGTCGGCCGCGCTCGGGCTCGTGGCCGACGACGGCGCCAAGGTCCGCGCCTCCCTCACGGCCCGTGCCGCCACCCTCCGCCGCCGCGAACTCGCGGAGGTCGAGGGCAAGGCGGGTGAGCGGTCCCAGTCGATGCTCGTCGCCCAGCTCCTGCTGTGTGCGGGCTTCGTGATCTTTCTCAGTTTTCCCGCAGCCATGAAGATGTTGGGGGCCTGATGCTCTGGTTCCACTATTTGATCGCCGTGCTCCATGTGCGGCTGGACCGCGCCAGGAACGCCCCGTCCAGGGGCGCCTCCGCGGTCGAATGGGTGATCATCACCGCCATCATCGCCGGAGTCGCGCTCGGCCTCGCCACGCTGATCAAGCAACTGGTCGAGCAGAAGCAGTCGGACATCCAGAACAGCTTCAGCGGAGGCGGCGGGGGTAACGGGGAGTGATCGTGCAGGGCGTGACCGGCCCCCGCGCCCCGGCCACCGCACGCCACGAAGGTGGCGAGCAGGCCGAGCGCCGCCACCGGGGCGGACGGCCCGGGCACCGCGAGCCGAGCGGGCCGGTCGCGCGCGGCCGGTGGGCTCGGCGAATGCGGAGCCGCGAGCGGGGCGCGACGGTGATCGAGCTCGCCATGCTCATGCCGATCGTGCTCGCCGTCGTGCTGCTGATCGTCCAGGTCACGCTCTGGTTCCACGGCCGCCAGGTCGCCGACGCCGCCGCGCGGGAGGGCGCGCGGATCGCCCGTGCGGGCGGCTCCGACGGCTGGCAGGAGGCGGCCG
This region includes:
- a CDS encoding TadE family protein yields the protein MQGVTGPRAPATARHEGGEQAERRHRGGRPGHREPSGPVARGRWARRMRSRERGATVIELAMLMPIVLAVVLLIVQVTLWFHGRQVADAAAREGARIARAGGSDGWQEAAEGKARQIVQAIGPQLLKNAQAQAWEQGDQRGVEVTGSAVQVVPLLPEMTFTITSRFGGPIECFRPDDGSEGCE
- a CDS encoding type II secretion system F family protein, which codes for MNGLLPALPAGVLDPLVLLAGAAAGGGLFLLALAVYGLRPRPATPDGRAERMRLLRTLSTRSAIAVVTGVVVLVVTGWPVIAAGAVLLVLAWRGFTGGAAEERAAMRRLEGLAAWTESLRDTIAGAAGLEQAIPSSIRAAAPMLQPHLRALVDRLHTRMPLADALRMFADELDDPSADLVVAALILNSRLRGPGLRDVLSALAVSAREELDMRRRVEAERRSTRKSVQIVVGTALAFAAMLVVFNRSYVEEYDSVLGQAVLVVVAGLFGAGFAWMRRLARFDKPARILAPYHRPRSAVAAQAQPPAAEVTR
- a CDS encoding type II secretion system protein; this encodes MITTVLCGAVLGLGLFLLVRALFPPRPGLTARLAALDQARDGKGVPRAPLIAPEEDVSEFRRMLGLRLARFYAARGWEARSTKADLALLGKSFEGFLATKLLLGVSGLLAFPILVGWLALMGWGVSVQVPLWSALVVCVIFFLLPDAQIRRDAAVRRRDFRHAVGAFLDLVSMNLAGGRGVPEALMMAVAVGSPVTTPGALNGTLSGTASGSVSSTANGSSASGAVNGASGAATNGAGPAPGSNWAMERIREALANARIVGITPWQALGQLGDEINVDELRDLSAALGLVADDGAKVRASLTARAATLRRRELAEVEGKAGERSQSMLVAQLLLCAGFVIFLSFPAAMKMLGA